The proteins below come from a single Cricetulus griseus strain 17A/GY chromosome 6, alternate assembly CriGri-PICRH-1.0, whole genome shotgun sequence genomic window:
- the Dut gene encoding deoxyuridine 5'-triphosphate nucleotidohydrolase, mitochondrial isoform X2 gives MLFPCARTLLLRGHLLWARLPSRALVPARSRISNGTNAAAGSISKRARAEDGVSLRFVRLSEHATAPTRGSARAAGYDLYSAYEYTIPPMEKAIVKTDIQIAVPSGCYGRVAPRSGLAVKHFIDVGAGVIDEDYRGNVGVVLFNFGKEKFEVKKGDRIAQLICERIFYPDLEEVQTLDDTARGSGGFGSTGKN, from the exons ATGCTGTTCCCGTGCGCGCGTACGCTGCTGCTGCGCGGCCACCTCCTGTGGGCTCGGCTCCCCTCGCGGGCCCTGGTGCCCGCGCGGAGCCGAATCAGCAACGGAACCA ACGCTGCCGCCGGGTCCATCAGCAAGAGGGCTCGGGCCGAGGATGGCGTTTCTCTGCGCTTCGTGCGGCTCTCGGAGCACGCCACGGCTCCCACGCGCGGGTCCGCCCGCGCTGCGGGCTACGACCTGTACAG TGCCTATGAATACACAATACCACCTATGGAGAAAGCCATTGTGAAAACAGACATTCAGATAGCTGTTCCTTCTGGGTGTTATGGAAGAGTAG CTCCACGCTCTGGCTTGGCAGTAAAGCACTTCATAGATGTAGGAg CCGGTGTCATAGATGAAGATTATAGAGGGAATGTTGGTGTTGTGCTGTTTAACTTTGGAAAAGAGAAGTTTGAAG taaAAAAAGGTGATCGAATTGCACAGCTCATTTGTGAACGGATTTTTTATCCGGACTTAGAAGAAGTTCAA ACACTGGATGACACTGCAAGGGGCTCAGGAGGTTTCGGCTCCACTGGAAAGAATTAA
- the Dut gene encoding deoxyuridine 5'-triphosphate nucleotidohydrolase, mitochondrial isoform X1 gives MLFPCARTLLLRGHLLWARLPSRALVPARSRISNGTSEVPAARAGVDAAAGSISKRARAEDGVSLRFVRLSEHATAPTRGSARAAGYDLYSAYEYTIPPMEKAIVKTDIQIAVPSGCYGRVAPRSGLAVKHFIDVGAGVIDEDYRGNVGVVLFNFGKEKFEVKKGDRIAQLICERIFYPDLEEVQTLDDTARGSGGFGSTGKN, from the exons ATGCTGTTCCCGTGCGCGCGTACGCTGCTGCTGCGCGGCCACCTCCTGTGGGCTCGGCTCCCCTCGCGGGCCCTGGTGCCCGCGCGGAGCCGAATCAGCAACGGAACCAGTGAAGTCCCGGCCGCGCgggctggggtgg ACGCTGCCGCCGGGTCCATCAGCAAGAGGGCTCGGGCCGAGGATGGCGTTTCTCTGCGCTTCGTGCGGCTCTCGGAGCACGCCACGGCTCCCACGCGCGGGTCCGCCCGCGCTGCGGGCTACGACCTGTACAG TGCCTATGAATACACAATACCACCTATGGAGAAAGCCATTGTGAAAACAGACATTCAGATAGCTGTTCCTTCTGGGTGTTATGGAAGAGTAG CTCCACGCTCTGGCTTGGCAGTAAAGCACTTCATAGATGTAGGAg CCGGTGTCATAGATGAAGATTATAGAGGGAATGTTGGTGTTGTGCTGTTTAACTTTGGAAAAGAGAAGTTTGAAG taaAAAAAGGTGATCGAATTGCACAGCTCATTTGTGAACGGATTTTTTATCCGGACTTAGAAGAAGTTCAA ACACTGGATGACACTGCAAGGGGCTCAGGAGGTTTCGGCTCCACTGGAAAGAATTAA